The window CTCGAGGCGGACAAGATCGTCCGGGACCTCGTGGCGGAGGGCGCGAAGGGGCACGACGACGCGCTCGCGGACTTCATCAGCGCCGGTTATGAAGAGGACACCTCGGTCATCCCCAAGATCCGGGCCAAGGGCGAGGCTGCGATCAAGCAGATCGAGGCCAAGACCAAGGCGCAAGGGGAGAAGCTGATCAAGGACTTCGAGCTGCAAGCGACGCTCTTGAAGCCGAAGATCCAGGCGCAGGGCATCAAGGTCATCGCGCAGATCGCCGCGCTCGGACCGAAGCTCGCGATGCAGGCCATGCAGATCGCGACGAGCATCGCGTCGTCGATCAAGGACAAGGGCGAGGCGGTCAAGAAGACGTTCGAGGAGCTGCAATCGACGCTCGTCGACGCGATCACGAAGAAGATCCCCGATTACCTCGAGAGCTGCAAGAAGCAGATCAAGGCCGCGGCGGACGCGCTCGTCGAGGCGGGCAAGACGTTCTACGAGAAGACGCTCGCCGACATCATGGGGGCGATCAAGGCGGCGGAGCAGCGGTTCAAGCAGCTCGCCTCCGAGATGAAGGACCTCATCGAGACGCAGGTGCTCGAGCTCGTGGCCTCCATTCGCCGGACGGTGGAGACCTCGATCCAGCGCTTCAAGGACCTCGGCGCGGCGTTCGAGGACAAGACGAACGCGCTCGTGAACGACATCCCGGCGCGGATCCTCAAGCTGGAGCAGGTCGCGCGGACGGCGGTCGAGAGTCAGATCGCGCTCGCGCAGGGGCTCGCGAATGCGACGAAGGAGGACATCCTCCTCAAGGCGCGGACGGCGCTCGCGGAGATCAAGAAGGCGGCGTACGGGGTCACGGCGGGCATTTCGGGTGATCTGGGCGCATTGAAGGGGACGCTCGCCGCGATCGTGCCGGCGGGCGGGGGGCTCGACGCGGCGGGGGCGATCAACCTCGTGGTCTCGGGCGGGCTCGAGCAGATGGTCACGTCGGCGGCGAACGCGGCGTCCGCGGCGGTGACGGCGGGCGTGAACGCGGCCGAGGCCGTGAACAACGCGGCGGAGCAGGCGGCGGCCGCGATGGGGGCGGCGGGGTTCGAGGGCGCCTCGAAGGCATTGACGGACGTGCTGAACCAGCAAATGGGGGAGGTGCGGACGGAGGGCGAGAAGGCGAAAAACGTCATCGCCGCGGCGAAGGAGAAGACGATGGCGGTCGCCAAGGAGGCGAACGACGCGTGCTCCGAGGCGGCGGCGGCGGCGCAGGCCGAGGCGGCGAAGGTCGTGGAGGCCGCGCAATCGACGGGCGACGCGATCAAGGCCTCGGCGGACAACCTGACGAAGAGCCTCGAGAAGGCGAAGGAGATCGTCAAGGACGCCGGCAAGACCGCGATGCAATCGATGAAGGAGGCCCAGGACGCGCGCAAGGGCGGCGACGGCGCGCAGGCCGGCGCGGGGGCACAAGCCGGGGCGGCGGCAGGCGCGGACGCGGGTGGGGCGGACGCGGCGGCGGACGCGGGTGGCGCGGAGGCGGCGGCGGACGCGGGCGGGGCGGAGGCGGCGGCGGATGCGGGTGGCGCGGAAGCTCCGGCGGCGGAGGCGGCGGCTCCCGAGGCAGCGGCTCCCGAGGCCAAGGCAGAGGTTCCGGGCGCCAAGGCAGAGGTTCCGGGCGCCAAGGCAGAGGTTCCGGGCGCCTCGAAACCGGAAGCGGGCGCCGATGTAGCGGCGCCGGCCGTCCCGAAGGCGCCTCCGGGCGCCAAGGTGCCGGAAGCGGCCGCCAAGGTACCGGAAGCGGGCGCCAAGGTACCGGAAGCGGGCGCCAAGGTACCGGAAGCGGGCGCCGGTGTAGCGGCGCCGGCCGTCCCGAAGGCGCCTCCGGCCGCCAAGGTACCGGAAGCGGCTGCCAAGGTACCGGAAGCGGGCGCCAAGGTACCGGAAGCGGGCGCCGGTGTAGCGGCGCCGGCCGTCCCGAAGGCGCCTCCGGCTGCCAAGGTACCGGAAGCGGCCGCCAAGGTACCGGAAGCGGCTGCCAAGGTACCGGAAGCGGCTGCCAAGGTACCGGAAGCGGGCGCCAAGGTACCGGAAGCGGCTGCCAAGGTACCGGAAGCGGGCGCCGATGTAGCGGCGCCGGCCGTCCCGAAGGCGCCTCCGGCCGCCAAGGTACCGGAAGCGGGCGCCAAGGTACCGGAAGCAGCCGCCCCTGCGGCGGCGCCGGCCGTCCCGAAGGCGCCTCCGGCCGCCAAGGTGCCGGAAGCGGCCGCCAAGGCAGCGGTCCCGGGCGCCCCGGCGGCCGCCCCGAAGGCCCCCGAACCCCCGGCCGCGCCGGCCGACGCCGCGCTCTTCGCCCCGAAGGCCGCGCCCGCGGCGCCCAAACCCCCGGCCGCGCCCGCGCCGCCCGCCGCTCCTTCCATGCCCGGCGCCGCGAAACCTCCCGCCGCGCCCGCCGCGCCCGCCGCCCCCAAGCCCGTCCTCCCCGGCGGCGGCAAATGGCCCGGCCCCGGCGGCAAGCCCGGCCCCTGACGCGACGAGCGCGAGGGCACGACTTCCACGTTTCTCGAAGAAGCCCCTTGCGGACTTAGTTCGAGGATGTTAGAAGTAGGCCCGTGACCTCGAAGCTGGATCGTCACGCGCAGCAGCTCAGCGCGCTTGGCCATCCCGTTCGCCTTCAGATCCTGCGCTTCGTCGTGCAGGGGGGCGAAGGGGGGACGTCGGCGGGCGAGATCCAGGCGCATGTCGATCTGCCGGCGTCGACCTTGAGCCATCACCTGAAGCGGCTCGTCGAGGCGGGCCTGTTCACGACCCGCCTCGAAGGCACATTTCACTACTACGCCGCCGATTACGCGGCGCTCCTGGCCCTCACGGGTTACCTCTGGGAAGACTGCTGCAATCGTGGCAAAGGCGGCAAAGTCGTGAAGAGCGGCTGCTGCTGAACGGCCGCTTTTTTTGGGCCCCAAGGTTCGAGTTTTTTGGAAGCAAGAAGAAAAGGAGACTCCCCATGAACGTCCTCAAGCCCCACGTGTCCCTGAACGTCACCAACATCGAGCAATCCGTGGCCTTTTACGAGAAGGCGTTCGGCGTCGCGGCGACGAAGCGGCGGGCCGGATATGCGAAATTCGATCTGCAGGTCCCCTCGCTCAACCTGACGATGCAGGAGGCCCCTCGCACGGGGATCAACGTCAGCCATTTCGGCGTGCAGGTCGCGAGCACCGAGGATGTCCTCGAAGCCAAGGCCCGCTTCGAGGCCCAGGGGCTGAAGACCCTCACGGAGGAGGAGACGTCTTGCTGCTACGCCGTGCAGGACAAGGTGTGGGTCGAGGATCCGGACGGCAATTCGTGGGAGGTGTTCGTCGTGAAGGCGGACGCCGACGTGATGGGGACGTCCACGGCGCTGAACAAAGACGCGAGCGCGTGCTGCACGCCCGTCGGCCTCTCGGAGAAAAGCGAAGTGAAGAGCGAGGTCAAGCCGACGGCGTCGTCCTGCTGCGGCCCGAAGACCTGAGGCTCAAGGCACCTGCACGGTGACCTGCCCCGGGAACGAGATCTGAATCACCCCGCCCCACATACACATCAGCTTCGAGCTGTTGTTCAGCGCGGGCATGTTCGCCAGTAACACCGTCGGAGCACCCACGATCCACGGCGCCGGCGTGTTCGGGATACACGGCATCGGCGTGAGCACCCCCATCGCCGCCGCCGTCGCCGCGGCCACCGTCGGGTTCGCCAGGCTCTGACACATCCCGAACGGCAGCACGTTCAGCATCGGCTTGCCGTCCATGATGTTCGCGAGTGGCCCCGGGGCGGTCATCGTCCGGTTTGCGGGCAGCACCGTGAGCGAGCTCGGCGCCACGCCGAAGCTGCATTGCATCATCGCCCCCATGCATACGTGCTGGCCCATCGTCAGCCTCCCGCGAGTTTGTTCACGATCTTGTCGAAGAAGGACGTCTCCTTCTCCTCGGACTTCGACTTCGGGAGGCACTTGTCGTCGTACTCGACCTCGCCGCGCTTCTCGCCGTCCTTGTACGTCGCCTTCGCCTTGAGCTTGCCGTTCACGTCGTAGCTGAAGGTGTCGCCTTGTTTCTTGCCGTCGTCGTAGGTGGCCCGCTCGCGCACCTCGCCGTCCGGGAAGTATTCGATCACCTCCCCGTGCAGCTTGTCCGCCTTGTAGTGCGCTTTCCGCAGCGTATTGCCCTTGCCGTCGAGGAAAAGCGACTCCCCCTCGAGCTTGCCGTTCTTGTAGAACGAACGTACGACCTCGCCCCCCTGCTCGTCGAACGATTGAAACGGTCCGTTTTGCTTGCCCTTCTCGAAGAGCAACAACGTCCGCAGGCGCCCGTCCTCGTAGAGCCGCGTCGGCCCGTGTTGCTCGCCCTTCACGAACGTGACGACCTGCGAGAGCTTGCCGTTCTCGTCGAAGAGCTTCGTCTCGCCGTGCAGGAGGCCGTCCTCGAACGACGAGCGCTCGACCTCGCGCCCCTCCGGGTCGTACGTGATCGACAAACCGTGGAGTTTTCCCTTCTGATAACTCGCCCGGTGCGCGATCTGTTTTTCGGTCTCCCCGTACTGGACGAACTCGCCGTGCAGCGCGCCGTCTTCCATCTGGAACCGGGTGAGCAGCTTGCCGTTCTCGTCGCGCTCTTCGTGGTCGGTCGGCATGAATGGCCTCGCCTCAGTTGATCTTCACCATGCCGCCCTTCAAGGTCAGCATGCCGCCGCCCTCCACGGCGGCCTGCGCGCCGCCCTTCGCCTTCAGCGCGATCGCGCCCTCGAGCGTCATGTTCGTCCCGCCCTTGGCCTTGAAATCGGTGCCGGCCTTGAGCGTCATCCCCGTCCCGCTCTCGGCCTTGAAGTCCGTGCCCGCCTTCATCGTGAAGGCCTGCTTGGCCTTGATCGTCACGCTCTTCGCCTCGATCACGAGGTCGCCGTCGACCTTGATCGTGTAGTTCTTCGTCACCTTGTAATCGAGGTTCGCCTTGTTCGTGTGCGCCTCGTCCTTCGTGACCTCGAGCGTGCGTTTGCCCTTCACGGCGTGGAGCTCGTCGCCCTTGTCCACCTTGATCGTGCGGTTGCCCTTCGTGACGGTGAGCGTCTCGTCGCCCTCCTCGATCGTCACCTTCCGCTCGTTCTTGACGTTCATCGCGACATCGTGGAGGACCTTCACGGTCCAGTCGTTCTCCACCTCGAAGAGCATGTCCTTCTGGGCGTGCGCGTAGAACTCCTCGTTATCCTTCTTGTCGTCGAAGCGCAGCTCGTTGCCCGCGTCGCCCTCCTTCGAGGAGCGGCTCAGGATCGTGCTCTTCGTCTGCATGTCCGGCAAACCGTAGGGCACCGTCTGCTCGGCGTTGTACACCGAGCCCGTCACGAGCGGCCGATCCGGGTCGCCGTCGATGAAGCTCACGACGACCTCCTGCCCGATCCGCGGCAAGAACCACGTGCCCCAGCTCTTGCCCGCCCAGGCCTGCACCACGCGCACGAAGCACGAGCTCTTGTCGTCCTTCGCGCCCTTGCGATCCCAGTGGAACTGGACCTTGATGCGCCCGTATTCGTCCGTCCACTGCTCCTCGCCGCTCTTGCCCACGACGACGGCCGTCTGCGTGCCCGGGATCGCCGGCTTCGGCGTGATACGCGGCGCGCGGTACGAGGTCTTCTTCGGGAACGCCTCGAAGGTATTCGTGTACCCCTCCTGGCTCGCCCGGTGCGAGACCGAGAGCAGCACCCAGTCGGTGTTCGCGTCGTCCCGATCATGCTCGTCGAGCTTGAACGCGTGCCCCGCCGTGAACGCGCGGCACGTGGACGTGCCCGCCAGACGCACGGCCCGCGCCTCCTCGGCCTCGATGCGCAGCTTCGCCCGCGCGTCCCCCGGGCTCTTCTCGACGTGACCGCCCGGGTATTCGAAGAGCTCGAGCTTGCCCGATTCGCCCGCGACCTCCGCGAGGAGCGACGTGCTCGGCATCTCGAAGTTGTAATCCGTCGCCGCGTATTTGCCCGCGACGATCTCCTCCTCGAGCGTGCACTCGAGGACGGCGTCCTCGTCCGTCGACGTGGAGAACTGCTCGACGAAGCGCGCCTTGTCGAGGTTCGGGCACGCCGCGGCCGACGCGCTGTCGTCGGAGAGCACCATGACGTGCTTGCCGTCCTCGTGCGCGAAATAATAGTGGATGCCCTCGTCCTCCATGAGGCGCGAGACGAAATCGAGCGCGGTCTCCTGGTACTGCACGCAGTACGGGCGCGGCGTGTAGGAGCCCTTCAGCGAATCCTTGAAGTGCTCGCCCGACGAGAACCCGAGCTCCTGGAAGAGCTCCTTCAGGATGTCGGGCACGCTCTTCTCCTGGAAGATGCGGCAATCGCTGGTCTTGCCGAGCAGCCATAACCACGGGTGCAGCTCCGCCCGGTAGCGCGTCTGCTTGCCGACCCGCCCCGCCTGGACGAACCGCGTGCAGATCCCGTGGATGAAGCGCGGCTTCTCCTTCGCCATGCCCCGCACGGTCAAGGTCACGCCCTTGCCGACGATCGCCTTGAAGTCGAGGGCCTTCTCCGGCGAGACGAGCTCGAGCTCGAAGCGGAACAGCCCCGAGATCCGCTCCTCCCCGTGCAGATCGACGAGGAGCACGGCGTCGGGTCCGAACGGCGTCGCGATGCCGATGCCAAGTGTGCCCTGCGGATAAGGCATGGAGCTCCGAGCGAGCGTACCGGGGATCGTCGCCTCCCGGCAAGAGGCTTGATCTCTGGCGCGCGCGTTGCGAAGATCGGTATCGTGCCCCGGCCCGAGAGAGAGACCCGCCGATGACGTTCTTCCGGACGGGCCACGGTCTCTTCCAGTTCGGGAGGCCGAAGCGCCTCGACAGGCACGGGATCCTCTCGTTTTTGCGCGGCATCGCGCTCGATCGCCGCGGCATGCTGGAGCTGCGGCGTATGCTCGCCGAGGAGCTGCATCGCAGCTCGATCCACAACCTGCGCGACGATGTCGTGATCGAGCAGCTCGCGGAGCGGTACCTGCGCGGCTCGCTCACGCTCGTCCACGTGCGCCCGCCCGACGTTGGGCTCGAGCTCGAAGGTTTCCTCGTCGAGGGCGCCGACGTCACGCCGCTCGTCGGCCCCAAGAACGAGGCCGGGGACCTGCGCCCCGCGCCCGAGGTCCCGCCGGAGTATCCCGTCCTCGCGCGGGTCGAGTCCGATCAGATCGTCGACTCCACGCTGAAGCTCTGCGCGAAGCTCGCGGACCTGCTCTTCGGGGCGTTTGGCCTGCAAAAACGCCCGTCGACCCTGGCGAAGGAGCTCGTGTTGCTCGCGGCCGAAGAGGCGAGCGGCGTGAAGCTCGCGAACACGAAGGTCGACCTCGGCCTCGGCCTGCAGCTCCACCCGCAAGGGAAGGTCCTGCTGCCCGATCCGCAGGTGAAGGACGCGTACGTCGCCGCGGCGGCCGAGATCGCCGCGGGCCCGCGCCCGGCCGCGAAGGGCCTCATCGA is drawn from Polyangium spumosum and contains these coding sequences:
- a CDS encoding toxin-antitoxin system YwqK family antitoxin — encoded protein: MPTDHEERDENGKLLTRFQMEDGALHGEFVQYGETEKQIAHRASYQKGKLHGLSITYDPEGREVERSSFEDGLLHGETKLFDENGKLSQVVTFVKGEQHGPTRLYEDGRLRTLLLFEKGKQNGPFQSFDEQGGEVVRSFYKNGKLEGESLFLDGKGNTLRKAHYKADKLHGEVIEYFPDGEVRERATYDDGKKQGDTFSYDVNGKLKAKATYKDGEKRGEVEYDDKCLPKSKSEEKETSFFDKIVNKLAGG
- a CDS encoding DUF4280 domain-containing protein, with protein sequence MGQHVCMGAMMQCSFGVAPSSLTVLPANRTMTAPGPLANIMDGKPMLNVLPFGMCQSLANPTVAAATAAAMGVLTPMPCIPNTPAPWIVGAPTVLLANMPALNNSSKLMCMWGGVIQISFPGQVTVQVP
- a CDS encoding type VI secretion system Vgr family protein, whose amino-acid sequence is MPYPQGTLGIGIATPFGPDAVLLVDLHGEERISGLFRFELELVSPEKALDFKAIVGKGVTLTVRGMAKEKPRFIHGICTRFVQAGRVGKQTRYRAELHPWLWLLGKTSDCRIFQEKSVPDILKELFQELGFSSGEHFKDSLKGSYTPRPYCVQYQETALDFVSRLMEDEGIHYYFAHEDGKHVMVLSDDSASAAACPNLDKARFVEQFSTSTDEDAVLECTLEEEIVAGKYAATDYNFEMPSTSLLAEVAGESGKLELFEYPGGHVEKSPGDARAKLRIEAEEARAVRLAGTSTCRAFTAGHAFKLDEHDRDDANTDWVLLSVSHRASQEGYTNTFEAFPKKTSYRAPRITPKPAIPGTQTAVVVGKSGEEQWTDEYGRIKVQFHWDRKGAKDDKSSCFVRVVQAWAGKSWGTWFLPRIGQEVVVSFIDGDPDRPLVTGSVYNAEQTVPYGLPDMQTKSTILSRSSKEGDAGNELRFDDKKDNEEFYAHAQKDMLFEVENDWTVKVLHDVAMNVKNERKVTIEEGDETLTVTKGNRTIKVDKGDELHAVKGKRTLEVTKDEAHTNKANLDYKVTKNYTIKVDGDLVIEAKSVTIKAKQAFTMKAGTDFKAESGTGMTLKAGTDFKAKGGTNMTLEGAIALKAKGGAQAAVEGGGMLTLKGGMVKIN
- a CDS encoding ArsI/CadI family heavy metal resistance metalloenzyme, encoding MNVLKPHVSLNVTNIEQSVAFYEKAFGVAATKRRAGYAKFDLQVPSLNLTMQEAPRTGINVSHFGVQVASTEDVLEAKARFEAQGLKTLTEEETSCCYAVQDKVWVEDPDGNSWEVFVVKADADVMGTSTALNKDASACCTPVGLSEKSEVKSEVKPTASSCCGPKT
- a CDS encoding metalloregulator ArsR/SmtB family transcription factor yields the protein MTSKLDRHAQQLSALGHPVRLQILRFVVQGGEGGTSAGEIQAHVDLPASTLSHHLKRLVEAGLFTTRLEGTFHYYAADYAALLALTGYLWEDCCNRGKGGKVVKSGCC